Proteins found in one Ovis canadensis isolate MfBH-ARS-UI-01 breed Bighorn chromosome 20, ARS-UI_OviCan_v2, whole genome shotgun sequence genomic segment:
- the BTNL2 gene encoding butyrophilin-like protein 2 yields the protein MILSKGQTTTVPCCLLTLRLIFRKYLTTLSGRMVELPGYRLSGGLASFFFILLSMKQSDDFRVTGSAHPILAMVGEDALLTCQLLPKRTAKHMEVRWYRSEPSTPVFLYRDGDEVTEIQMEEYRGRVEWIEDGVTEGSMALKIHSLRPSDHGQYWCHFKDGNYLAETSLLLQVASLGSDPYIHMDGSVESGLQLVCTAKGWFPEPQVSWKDIKGENLLAFSNYNFQDEDGSFYVESTLVVRDASTEAVSCFIHNPSLAEEKGSDISIPEKLQAELASLKVIGPSQPILVRVGEDIQLTCSLAPRTDARSMEVRWVRSHRHPAVYVYTDGAHVAGEQMAEYRGRTALLSDAISEGRLTLQINDARTSDDGKYWCLFEKDGVYQEADLDLKIIGLGSSPQISLEGQKDGEVKLKCTSEGWFPRPHVQWRDMEGNPIPSFSQDLTQGSQGLFHVEAFLLVTNSSVVNVTCSISSPFLGEEKKTTFSISESRMIYLRNILRIWGLLLLLLLVGVVGLIWRKSCRKVNETLDSKTAHPERILSEGNKLVAYRQSSSQMSCNNVKASFASWDGRGLSQERGTERRRLGIGRDRP from the exons ATGATCCTTTCCAAGGGCCAAACTACTACTGTTCCATGCTGTCTTCTAACCCTCAGGCTCATTTTCCGAAAATATCTGACCACTCTTTCAG GGAGGATGGTGGAGCTTCCTGGATACAGACTGTCTGGTGGGCTTGCCTCCTTCTTCTTTATACTTCTCAGCATGAAGCAGTCAG ATGACTTTAGAGTGACGGGTTCTGCCCATCCTATCCTGGCCATGGTGGGGGAAGATGCCCTCCTCACCTGTCAGCTCCTTCCCAAGAGGACCGCAAAGCACATGGAGGTGAGGTGGTACCGCTCGGAGCCCAGCACTCCTGTGTTTTTGTATCGGGATGGAGATGAGGTAACGGAGATACAGATGGAGGAGTACAGAGGCCGGGTAGAGTGGATAGAAGACGGCGTCACCGAGGGAAGCATGGCTCTGAAGATTCACAGCCTCCGGCCATCCGATCACGGGCAGTACTGGTGCCATTTCAAAGACGGCAACTATCTTGCAGAAACCAGCCTGCTACTCCAAGTAGCCA GTCTGGGGTCTGACCCTTACATCCACATGGACGGATCTGTGGAAAGTGGACTCCAGCTTGTGTGCACTGCAAAGGGCTGGTTCCCGGAACCGCAGGTTTCCTGGAAAGACATCAAGGGAGAAAATTTGCTGGCTTTCTCTAATTATAACTTCCAAGATGAAGATGGCTCGTTTTATGTAGAAAGCACTCTTGTGGTCAGGGATGCCTCTACAGAGGCTGTGTCCTGCTTCATCCACAACCCCTCACTCGCCGAGGAGAAGGGCTCAGACATCTCCATCCCAG aaaaactCCAAGCAGAGCTGG CTTCCTTAAAAGTGATTGGACCTTCCCAGCCCATCCTTGTTAGAGTGGGAGAAGACATACAGTTAACCTGCTCCCTGGCCCCAAGGACTGATGCACGGAGCATGGAGGTGCGGTGGGTCCGATCCCACCGTCATCCTGCTGTTTACGTCTATACGGATGGGGCCCATGTGGCTGGAGAGCAGATGGCAGAGTATCGGGGGAGGACTGCACTGCTGAGTGATGCTATCAGTGAGGGGAGGCTGACCCTGCAGATAAATGATGCCAGGACTTCAGATGATGGGAAGTACTGGTGCCTTTTTGAAAAAGATGGGGTCTACCAGGAGGCTGATTTGGATCTGAAGATCATAG GTCTGGGTTCTTCCCCTCAGATCTCCTTGGAGGGACAGAAGGATGGAGAAGTAAAGCTAAAGTGCACTTCAGAAGGCTGGTTCCCACGGCCCCACGTGCAATGGAGGGACATGGAAGGAAACCCAATACCATCCTTTTCCCAGGACCTGACTCAAGGCAGCCAGGGGCTATTCCACGTGGAGGCATTTCTACTGGTCACAAACAGCTCTGTTGTGAATGTGACCTGCTCCATCAGCAGCCCCTTTCTCGGCGAGGAGAAAAAGACAACTTTTTCTATTTCAG AGTCCAGGATGATTTATTTACGGAACATACTGCGGATTTGGGGAttgctgcttcttcttcttcttgttgGAGTTGTAGGCTTGATCTGGAGGAAAAGCTGCAGAAAAG tGAATGAGACATTGGATTCAAAAACAGCTCACCCAGAACGAATCCTTTCTGAGGGAAACAAGCTTGTGGCCTACAGACAGTCAAGCAGCCAGATGTCCTGCAACAATGTGAAGGCCTCCTTCGCAAGCTGGGATGGGAGGGGCTTGTCTCAGGAGCGTGGTACTGAGAGGCGGAGGTTAGGGATAGGACGGGATAGGCCTTGA